GTCTTTTCTTCAAGAGAAGGTAGACCAAGCACCCACTTTTTTCGCTGCTGCACCTGTTGTCATCAACATTAGTAAAGTGGTTGGCGATATCGATTTTGTGCAACTGAAAAATGGTATCTCTCAAGCGGGGATGATCCCAGTTGGTGTAGCAGGCTGTTCAGATAGGCGTACCCAAAACCTAGCGAAAGAAGCGGGTTTTGCAGTCATGACAGCCAGTAAGTCTCCATCTCAAGCACCAGCCGAAATGGCACCGATTAAAGTGGTGAGAACCCCTATTCGTTCAGGTCAGCAGGTTTATGCTAAAGATAGTGACCTGTTAATACTCAATCATGTAAGTGCAGGCGCCGAAGTCATAGCCGATGGCAGTATTCATATTCATGGCACGCTACGCGGTCGCGCGATTGCAGGAGCCAGTGGCCAAACTGAAGCAAAAATAATTTGTAATGATTTACAAGCCGAGTTGGTTTCCATTGCTGGAAATTACTGGCTCAGCGAT
The Vibrio kanaloae genome window above contains:
- the minC gene encoding septum site-determining protein MinC, with the translated sequence MSSNPDLKGSSFTLSVLHLSDDQVENAVSFLQEKVDQAPTFFAAAPVVINISKVVGDIDFVQLKNGISQAGMIPVGVAGCSDRRTQNLAKEAGFAVMTASKSPSQAPAEMAPIKVVRTPIRSGQQVYAKDSDLLILNHVSAGAEVIADGSIHIHGTLRGRAIAGASGQTEAKIICNDLQAELVSIAGNYWLSDQIESEYWQKKTMFSMANDVLHVDVLAI